The genomic interval TCATGAGGATATGATCATATATCAGGTATGACTGcgatcctcacatgttacattcagagacctgggtggaagtgaTCATCgcacctgtatggcctggcataatAACTACCGgggttgacagcaataaattATTGAGCACAGAGATTTGTTTGCTCAACAATTTTACGTTTGTTTGGCTGCCCTGATATTTTAGGGTGTAGgtaagagtgtcaaaggctacgagtaaataaaatgttatggcttttggagatTAGTTTCTCAgatattgtttctttattttatattgtttccTTATTGTAAATGAGACTAAAATTCAGCCGTCGTGACAAGGTTTTTCTGGGCGAACCGCACAACGCAGGTTCATGAGTTGTGGTAGGCATACTCTGGGATATTTACAAACATCATgcttataaacctcaaacaatatgAACAATATGaccacaactaataatataaaATCTGCTATCACCAATATCAGTACCCCCCCTCCAGGTTTGGATTCCATCAGTGCCATAGACAGTAAGAGGCActccagtgttttttatttttattttggcccCTGTTTGTAATTTACACCAGGTAAAGGTAGGGCAGTTTATTCTCTTACTTGGCACATTTTTGCAGTAATATCTTCGCTGACCGCTcgacgtatcgtcacgagtcttggcgtACATACCCAGGAGATGGTGACATATAATAGTTTCGGGGCTCGTAACTCCACATTGAGCGATTACGGAAATAGTTTGGTAAAACTGTCAATATTAAGCTCTAAATAagggaattccgccatgtttatgttTATGGTGCAAAAGTGGAgtccccttttagaaaagacaaccaagtcaggtgtcgtattgttcggctttgcaaggcgaacaaaTGGACACCTAGCTCAGGTCCATGGGGTCACGGTTCAGTTTTCGACTCTGTCAAAGTTTTCAACTACGCGTTTTTGTTGGCCGTAAACCGTGCATGCCACCGCCACTAAACTGTAGATAATTTTTGGTGAGACCTTTAGTGGTAAACTTCCGGAGTCAGAAACGACGCCGGTCGCTTCCCTGAAGATTTCATTTTTGACTTTGCACCACCGGTGGTGATGGCAAAAGTCCATAACGAACCGTGTCCGTCCATACAAAACTTTCGGTCCCAAAAGGTAAAATAGACTCTAAAATACACTCTACCGCGCTTGGAATTTTTTCACCACTTGAACCATAAAACGCTTGTTAGAGGCTGGAGTaatgtcttccccaggtaagcgacaccCACGCACCCGACcacccacatgatgtaaaagaaaacctgATTAATCAGACCAGGCCATatttttccattgctccatgatccagtcctgatgctcacgtgcccattgtagatggTTTCGGCAGTGGCCAAGGGTCTGCATGAacactctgaccagtctgcagCTACGCATCCACATACATAGCAAGTTGCGATGTTctgcgtgttctgacacctttctatcattgcCAGCAGTAAATTTTTCAGCAATCTGTGCAACAGTAGCtgttctgtgggatcagaccggACAGGCTATCCTTCACCCCCacatgcatcaatgagccttgtgtTGCTGGTCACCGCTTGTCCTTCTTGGAGCACTTTTAGTAGGTACCAACTACTGCAGACTTGGAACACCCCACAGGACATGACGttctggagatgctctgacccagtcgtctagtcaACCCAATGTGGCCCTTATCAAAGTCTCTCGGATCTGGACCCTTgtacatttttcctgcttccaacacatcaacttcaagaactgcctGTTCACGTgcagcctaatatatcccactccTTGTCAGGGGGGATTGAAATGATATTATCAATGATATTCACTTCCCCTGTCAGTAATGTTGATGTTATCGCTGATCGGTTTATATGGTCTATATAataagtttgatggctttgaggcgattcgcttttaagacattattttttcattagaactaaattgtaaacgtttctaaaaaaaaaacattgctgacGAGGCTTTTGTGGGCCAAGCGCGCATCACAGAACCTTGAATTTTTTAGAATAGGTCTAAGCATGCCAAAGCTTAACCCTGACCTTGGGGTTCTTCCACAGTTAAATTTCAAGATATAATTGCTTGGGGAAAAGTTGACCTTGCACAAAGATCATTATAGTTTATGATATGAGAGAATCCGTGGGAAAAAAACATTTGTCTGCATTTTTCAAGTTGTGGAGAAGTATTACTTCTGCTACAAGACAAGGGAGACTGAAATAGGGATCTGTGTTATAGTATTTCAGCCTCCATCGTCTGGGtctattaataaaaaaatcaCCTGTTGGAAAAAATACCTGCAGAGTAAAATATCACAGATTCATTCACTTCTAGTTCACAACACAGACATGTGTCAGaggattaactttttatttttaattgtaatatgcttttttttgttacacctcatcattaataaatacatattatatatttattttgaatATAAATCaagagaaaaagcaaaacattctctattcatttcatttttttaaatttcaaataCAGTAGTTTCTAATAAAACCTTCCCAGATACAGCAAATGTCAACATTTAAGCTGATGCCTCCAATATCTGTAGGTCCATGATTAagcagctgcatacaagcctAAGCTCACCATGTACAATGCCAAGCATAGGCCCAAGAGATGTAAAGCACCCCACCACTAAACTCTTCAGCAGCGTGCACTCTAGTGTGATTAATTACTATCTGGCAGGTAGGTAGAGAAATCTggtttggtggatgccaggagaacagTGGATGCTTGCATAGTGCCTAATGTAACTTTTAGTGGCGAAGAGATAATGGTCTGAGGCTGTTTTTCTGGGTTTGGATCCTTATTTCTAGTGAAGAGTAATGTTAATACCACGACATACAAAGACATATTATGCATTTTCAACTTCTATTATTTTGGGTGActttgcccctgtgcacaaagcgagctccataaagacatAGTGTGAGGAGTTTGGTATTGAGGAACTCGAGTGGCTGCATAGAGCCCTGACCACGACCCCAACCAACACTTTTACAATTGTTTGAAAAGCTAATTGCGGACCACagcttctcgtccaacatcaatGCCCGACCTCACACATGATCTTTTGGCTGTATGGGCACAAATTTCCTCAGACATACTCTGGAATCTTGTGAAAAGCTTTCCTGGAAGGTTGAGATTGTTATAGctgccaactccatattaacacccatgCTTTTCATAGGATGTACAACAAGCTcaaataggtgtgatggtcaggtgtccacataccttTGGCCAGATAGTAAATAAAATATTAGTATTAATTTACCAGATCACACGCTTATGTAGAGTTACCTGCACGGCTTTCCTAATGTCTTTATTCCGTAGACTGTATATAATGGGGTTTATGAAAGGCGTAATCACAGTGTAGAGCAGGGATAGGATTTTGCCTATGGCGACTGTTTGTCCTTTTGTTGGGAAAATATAAACACTGAACAAAGTCGAGTAAAATATGGAGACCACAATGAGGTGGGAGCtgcaggtggagaaggctttctgcCTACCGGTACTGGATGGAATCCTTAAGATTGCTAGAATGATGTAAGTATAAGACATTCCAATAATTGTGGTTGGAATTATTACAATGGGAATGCTCTGTAAATACATTTCCAGCTGAATAATAAAGATATCAGAACAGGCAAGTTCTTTTAAGGGAACAAGATCACAGAAGAAATGGTCAATGATATTTGGTCCACAGAAACTTAGCTCTGATGTTGTTATGGTGTTaatcaaaataataaaagatCCAAGAAACCAAGAGATGACGGTCAATCTCAGACAATGTCCACTTGTCATGATAGAGGTGTAACGGAGGGGATTAcagatggccacatatctgtcataAGACATCACTGTGAGGAGAAAACATTCAAATACTTCTGAGAcaccgaaaatataaaactgAGTCAAACAGTTGATAAAGGTAATGGCCCCGCCGTTATCCAGTataatatggagcatgttggggaCAATAGTTGTGGTCAACAAGATGTCACTGATGGACAGTTGTGAGATGAAGAAGTACATTGGAGTGTGGAGGTTCTTACTTATGGACACCAGGGTGATGACCAGGAGGTTCCCACATAATGTCCCACAGTAAACCACCAGGAGAAGAAAGTAAAGTAAAATTTGTAAATCTTGACTGACTTGAAAAGCTAAGAGGAAAAACTCAGTGACCGCCGTCAGATTGTTCTCCTGTGAGTAGAACAGATAGTTATGATGTAATAAACCAAAAACTGAAACTATTTTATCATAACTTACAAGAGCGAGACTGCTCCAGACTGTAACATGTTATATCGTAAAGACTTATAAGAAATGTCGAATATGTCCCTTACACATACAGTGACAGTTCTAACTATTATTTCTAAGCTATTAATTCACTTAATATTTACCATTTATGATCGATCACATGTGTGCATCATTATTCCCACCAACATTCcctagtttaattattttttattagatgACATAACACAATCAGAGTTAATTATGTCATAGAATTCTAATTATATTGCTCGTCTTTTACATTAAGAATTaaagacattttttttagagGTAATGAGTATTTTTCTGTATTGACTATGGCAATGTAATTgcttgttataaaataaaaataataacaataataataatagtattaaacaaataaaaataataataattaaactaATATGAGACAATTGCCTTCTTATAAAATGAGTAATGTATATTAAAGTATAAATAGATGATCATAGCTACATAAATAGATGTACATGTTTGTACACAATCTGGGTAGAGGTATGTGGACCCCTGACATCACACCTATATGTGTTTGACTGTTCCATAACCATGGGTTTTAAAAGGAATGTCACATCATCCCCAGACCATTATCTATTTTTCACCAAATGTTACAGCAGTATTCAGTATTCCGGTAGCTAGCGTCCTCCTGGCGTCTGTCAATACCAGATAGATCCATCAGAtttccagatagtgaaacataattCATCACCCCAGAGAACACGCTGCTCCAGGGTCCAGTGGCTTTACATCCCTCCATCCGACACCTGACattgtgatcttaggcttgtgtgtaaTAACC from Rhinoderma darwinii isolate aRhiDar2 chromosome 3, aRhiDar2.hap1, whole genome shotgun sequence carries:
- the LOC142750723 gene encoding olfactory receptor 5G9-like, whose protein sequence is MSLMDSCEMKKYIGVWRSLLVDTRENNLTAVTEFFLLAFQVSQDLQILLYFLLLVVYCGTLCGNLLVITLVSISKNLHTPMYFFISQLSISDILLTTTIVPNMLHIILDNGGAITFINCLTQFYIFGVSEVFECFLLTVMSYDRYVAICNPLRYTSIMTSGHCLRLTVISWFLGSFIILINTITTSELSFCGPNIIDHFFCDLVPLKELACSDIFIIQLEMYLQSIPIVIIPTTIIGMSYTYIILAILRIPSSTGRQKAFSTCSSHLIVVSIFYSTLFSVYIFPTKGQTVAIGKILSLLYTVITPFINPIIYSLRNKDIRKAVQRNLTVVTEFFLIGFQGSHLLRIVLFLLFFIVFDATICGNLLIITLVSISKNLHTPRFRKYIRFSATNIIA